Proteins co-encoded in one Streptococcus parauberis NCFD 2020 genomic window:
- a CDS encoding sporulation protein Cse60 has translation MKIKVFYQRHKEKMNEFEARVNEFMTDKQVIDVKYQEAITGDYENLTTLLSIMVMYHESN, from the coding sequence ATGAAAATCAAAGTATTTTATCAACGTCATAAAGAAAAAATGAACGAATTTGAAGCGCGTGTTAACGAATTTATGACTGATAAACAAGTCATTGACGTTAAATATCAAGAAGCGATAACAGGCGATTATGAGAACTTAACGACACTACTATCAATTATGGTCATGTACCATGAGTCAAACTAA
- a CDS encoding phage/plasmid primase, P4 family yields MKEYQGKLEEAKSKDLYLTTFRNIRGQFIGICNDIKEKAYEEAYQEFKNDPSNSKALADGKITIKDIEKYAESKKSNALPKEALGVAILIKKYIRFIRIKPANVNQQAPLYFYNPDKGYYMQDNELIKDIMNIIKAGIVENVAKNVLYIIGRKSPIKELNPEYTALGNCVYSYKTKQFYDFSPDIPVTRKIETNYNPEATEPDIKGWSPTKWLKELFDNDNEMYDLVIQMFKACITNEPLERIFWLYGAGGTGKGTLQQFIINLVGLDNVASLKITELARSRFTTSILLGKSIVIGDDIQQNAMIKDTSELFSLTTGDIMTIEEKGLKPYSLRLQMTVIQSSNGLPIMDGDKDAISRRLMIIPFTSKYKNKPNKAIKKYYINNKNVLEYILKLAIETPTKEIYPSSSKELVHDYLLEINPVLAFIEDFFTDSLNSEFIPNSFVWHVWKNYLEYNNLRSFRTETALHREIKTNLPDYIKAGQRTIPKGREHHTNFYPKDDLPHYAMKDYGNGRANTINQRKTKNERGYWNCNYKNN; encoded by the coding sequence CTGAAAGAATATCAAGGTAAACTTGAAGAAGCAAAAAGCAAAGATTTATATCTCACTACTTTCAGGAATATCAGAGGTCAATTCATTGGCATTTGCAATGACATTAAAGAAAAAGCTTATGAAGAAGCCTACCAAGAGTTTAAAAATGACCCTAGCAACAGCAAAGCCTTAGCAGATGGAAAAATAACAATTAAAGATATTGAAAAATATGCTGAAAGTAAAAAATCTAATGCTTTACCTAAGGAAGCTTTAGGAGTTGCAATCCTGATTAAAAAATATATCCGTTTTATCAGAATTAAACCCGCGAACGTTAACCAACAAGCGCCCTTGTATTTCTATAATCCTGATAAGGGTTATTACATGCAAGATAACGAACTTATCAAGGATATTATGAACATCATAAAAGCGGGTATAGTTGAAAACGTAGCTAAAAACGTTCTATATATTATAGGACGAAAAAGCCCAATTAAAGAGCTAAACCCTGAATATACCGCGCTTGGTAACTGTGTTTACAGTTATAAGACAAAACAATTTTATGATTTTAGTCCTGATATACCTGTTACTCGTAAGATTGAAACGAACTACAATCCCGAAGCAACAGAACCAGATATAAAAGGGTGGTCTCCTACTAAATGGCTAAAAGAACTATTTGACAATGATAATGAAATGTATGACCTTGTTATCCAAATGTTTAAAGCATGTATCACTAACGAACCGCTAGAGCGTATCTTTTGGCTATATGGGGCGGGTGGAACAGGTAAAGGCACACTACAACAGTTTATCATTAATCTAGTTGGGCTTGATAATGTAGCAAGTTTGAAAATAACAGAGCTGGCAAGAAGTCGTTTTACTACTTCTATACTTCTAGGCAAGTCTATTGTCATTGGTGATGATATTCAACAAAACGCAATGATTAAAGACACATCTGAATTATTCAGCTTAACCACGGGCGACATCATGACCATTGAAGAAAAAGGTCTAAAGCCTTATAGCTTACGTTTACAGATGACTGTTATTCAATCATCTAATGGGCTTCCTATCATGGACGGCGACAAGGATGCTATTTCAAGGCGCTTGATGATTATCCCATTCACCAGTAAGTACAAGAACAAACCAAATAAAGCTATCAAAAAGTATTACATTAATAATAAAAACGTCTTAGAGTATATCTTGAAACTGGCTATCGAAACACCAACAAAAGAAATATACCCAAGTAGTAGCAAAGAGCTTGTACATGATTATCTATTAGAAATTAATCCCGTGTTAGCATTTATTGAAGACTTTTTCACTGACAGCCTAAACAGTGAATTTATTCCCAATAGCTTTGTTTGGCACGTATGGAAAAATTATCTTGAGTATAATAACTTAAGAAGCTTTAGAACTGAAACGGCTCTACATAGGGAGATAAAAACAAACCTACCTGATTATATTAAAGCGGGGCAAAGGACAATCCCAAAAGGCAGGGAACACCATACTAATTTTTATCCTAAAGATGACTTACCACATTATGCTATGAAAGACTACGGCAATGGTAGAGCTAACACCATTAACCAAAGGAAAACAAAAAACGAGCGCGGTTATTGGAACTGTAACTATAAAAACAACTAA